In Betta splendens chromosome 1, fBetSpl5.4, whole genome shotgun sequence, the genomic stretch GCTCAGCTGTGCTTTTCACATACTGCACATGGCACTTTGGGATCTGTATTGAAGCACACAGATACAGAGGATTGAACCTGGTGTCAGTCATCATGTCTGTGCAGTTCCTGTGGTGGTCTCCCTTACAGAggaacttcctgtttgtctcatgttgtgGTGGATGAGGACACTGTATAGTTATTAGATGTCCTCTGCAtgagggagcagcaggttgCCAGTGGTGACCTCTGTGGAGCTACAGTAGTGTGAAGTGTCCTTGTCCTGGGATCAAACCACCAACCGCCATAGTACAGTATAATACCTTCAGATCACAGGTGCTTTGAAAAACTAGAGATTAATGCAAATGaacaatatttaaaatacaCTACAGTAAGTTTCACCAGATGATGTATAAGACAACAGTGAcccctcacctttgacctccagatcaacagcagagaaaaaatcaaggcctgtgtttgtgtggactccACAAAGATACGACCCAGAATCCTGTTGGGTCAGACTGGTGATGTTCACTGTGAATGTTGACAGcttgtcatcagtcagtgtgaagcGTGTGTCTTGTTTCTTGGTGGAGGAGACTActgcctgctgcagacatgtggaCGGACGGTTTCCTCTGCAGATGTATGATTCCCTCCAGGCACAGACACCAGTGGTTTCCTCACCCAGGTTTATTGTAGATTTCGCTTCAattccaccaccatcaccatcaccgtCTAactaacataaaacataaaacagacatTATCTTAAACGTAATGCCTAGAATATCATACCATGCATAGCatgtacaacacaaacattctACGAAGTAAAGTacgaacaaaacaaacacaaacattgttGTCTAGATGCCGGTAGAGGGAATAATCTACTTCAAACTGATATATTATAAAGCTAAGGATAAGAATAATTCTCCTTAAGTTTCATTTTTCCCGTTTGTCCCTCGGGGGTTCTTCAAGCGccttcaaataaaagcacatatATTTTTagcaaacacaaatgaaacttaaatacttaatGACCTGATCCTATTTTATTACAGATTACAGTTACAAGAAGTACTTCAGCTTGTTCTGGTAACGAGACTCATTTGAACAAGGCACACAGAACTTCCCTCATAACTTTGGACTTTGCTTGAACTGTCACAGCAGATGTCTGAGTTTTAGAAAGGCTGTCGCATTCAGTGAGATTTCTGAATTAAAACCGCCAACAACaatgttacaaaaacaaaatatgcTAACAGTCAAAATGTCAATTGCGGTAAAACAGAGATAGAGAGAAATAGAGAGAAATGGCAAATCAGAAAAAATAATTCACTTACAGAAGCTCAGCCCTGAGGCCAACTATGCCTGTAGAAGTATAGACAGAGGCACAAAGACTTTGTCTTAATTATAACATATAACATTTACTTGaacatataatatattttacCTTTTATCACTTCCACCTTTCACTTATTGTCACTCCACACCAGTACTTTGCAGCATCATTATACTGAAGATTAGAGATGGTAGTTGTGAAAACCTGCTTGTTTATATCGTCGCTGATAGTTAATCTCTCCCTTCATATCCAAACACATAGATTTATGGTCTTCTGCTGGTCACAACACAGGGAAAAGCTATCGTACAAAGAGTAAACAGCAGGAGTTTTaacagtgttatgggaaaaattgtctctccttatttctatgtgtcttccttatttctatgcagttattatacgatttatgacttatgttctgcaactaatatcttatgttttgtcttactgtatgcatttgacatttcacctagattattcaatggttgtctctgcctgatagactctcaactctagctcccaagcccaaggtcggggagttgtgtctctgtctgttgagacttggtgctcctttctcacagatagttggacgtcagcgatgcaggtgtgtgaatgtaaacatcttcacacacactgcgacagggaggagatggtgcatgtaatttgattgggttagaaagacattccaccctagtcggacagagaagctaaaaggcagaagcaacttgaggatcgtgggctctttgcatcacaccttcgtggtgtgtgcactgatctcagctggtttttggtttgttgatgtgcacgatcaacatccatgctttttatttgttttccccattatttttattttctttattatttcaataaatcgcacaaaaggacaactctctcatctgtctttattgcaaaggttttatttttcattctctATATCTATTATTTGCTGGTTTTAACAAGTAAATATTTTAGAGGTGGATCTGGTCAGACAATGACTGGAGTAAATTATGTCAACAGTTTTAAATGTAGATAATTCTAAATGAGTAAATAAATAGAAGCAAAATAAATGGAGTCCATAGACATTGTCCTAACTTTCTCTAGCTGAACAGggcatgttaaaaaaaaacattagcatTTGTTGTCCATGCAACACTATGAGGTGTTAGAAGGGCAAGGAAATCTAAACTGGGATGAACTGGTATTATTTACTTCATGGGAAGAGCAAGAGAACAAACCATTATCTATTTACTATATCGTGACTCCTCTGTTCTACTGTCTACTAACAGGTGGAAACCCGTTTAAATTGTACTGCGTGGCCAGTAGGGGGCGAACTACACCCGCAGGTGTGCTTCAAACAGgttgtagagagagagagacaaagatgaTGGAGTGATCAGAGAAAGAACCAGgtgaagaaacagaaaatgatcTCATGTGGATGCTACTATCAGTCAGTCTGAGCATCGTGGCTGTGGGGTTCATTTCGCTGATCATGTACTTCTATTTATGCCTCTGGGGGCACTCTAACCTCAAACCTTTATACTAATATACCTCAAACTTTATGAGATTAAATTAGTTTGTAGATGTGGACCTAATACAGAGTTCTTTGTTGATGTTATGACCTATTAATACAAGTAAAACTGCTTTTGTCTCTATATTTAAGTTGTGATTGTTTTTATACTTCAGGTCTGTTCAAGGAACCTGTTCCAGTGGCTCAGGAGTGGTCAGTAGTTTGATTCCTGGCTTCATCAGTCAGGTGCTGAGGTGCGGAACTTTTACCCTACAGCGTTGCACCACTACAGATTCGAACTAGTGACCCCACCCTGGCCAGTGAGTTTTAAAATGCCagcggtggtggaggaggactcTGCGTGGGCCAAAGCATGCCTGTGTGTTTTCCCTGAGCTCAGCCATTCCCTCAACTCCAGCTGactgctcagctgtgctctcgCATACTGCAGCACAGGCTGTTTCCATGTCTCACACACTCTCGTGCTGAAAGGTTAACGTTAGCAACCCGTGCGGAGGGATAAGCGCGTCCTGAATTAGCGAGGATGCCAGGACGAGCTGGTCTGTTGCCAGGGCTTCTGCAGCGAGTGGGGCCTGTCTGCGTGTCCACAGTGTGCAGGACACGTGTGCTCGTATCGTCTCAAGCTACAACCCAAGACAGACACaagacacatgcacgcacgcacgcacgcacgcacacaggtcCTACTGTTTATGATTAGGGCACTGTTATATATAAGTGACCTCCAGAGTCTTGAGCCCTGTCTTAAACCTTCAAGCTATGTGTTAATGTCATCTTCTATATGTTACACTAATAAAAAATTGCTTTAAGGGGAACGATCATGCAAAACCTTTTAGAcacggtagaagtgcatttcctctttttttcactttttgcgCTTTTCTCCAATGGGGTCAAATCTTGTCCAGTTCTGAAACCTCCTCAGCTCAAAACGTCATAAGGCGATGATGATTGAAGGTGTGCAACAGCTATTGTGAGTCTTGATTTGATTACTGTATTATGTGagtttttgctgctgtgtttgtctcaTTCCCTGTTGTGCTTGTATTAGTGCAAACTTGAGGATGTTTGTCaaaatgaaaagtgtgtgtgtagtgacATTCCATCCATTCTTGTTCTTCCTGAGGAAAGAggcagtgcagacacacacaccctactCCCCTCTCAGCTCatgcaccacctcctcctctttcagctcTCCACTCATCAAACCTTATTAGTCTCAGTCTTCCATGCATCTACTGTACTAGCAGACGGGCCTCTGCTGCTACGGCCGAGTCTACACTGTGCTCTCTGTAGCTCTGTGTTGTTTTACGTTTGAGCAGTTGAAGCAATAATGAAGCCGTCCGTCGGGGGAGCGTGGCTCCTCTTTCATTGGCCGCTGGGCTGGACCTGAATGGTTTTCCTGGAAAATCTGCTTTCACTCAACAGTAGAGGCATattttgtgcacacacacacacacacacacacacacacacacacacacacacacacacacacacacacacacacacacacacacacacacacacacacacacacacacacacacacacacacacacactgaagagaAAGTGCCAAACAGAACATTGGCTTCATCAAAGCTCCACAGGGCATTGAGAGCAGTGCTGACGCAAATCTGCTCTCCTGCCGGCAAACGAGCGCTGCACAGTCAACGCTTTGCGTGGTGTGCTTTGTTTGGATGCAGCGAGGATGATGCTTTTAACTTCACTTGTCTGCTAACTATCTGctaacgcgcgcacacacacacacacacacacacacacacacactgcaacgcTACTTTTTATTTGGAGATAAAAACCCTTGAACTCATTAGCAAACTTACATTCTCAGTACATAAAGACTCACAGAGCTGCACACTGTAGACTTCTGTCAGAAGATTTTACAGAATTTTACAGGAAAAAGCTTTTCACAAAGCAAACAGTCATTTGGGAAACGATCACATGATCATTATCGTCAGCAAGACAGTAAAACCTGTTAAGGGCACTTTTAATTCGAGCTCCTCCGTTCGCTCACATTATACAAGTCCAGAGATTTCATGGCTTCTAAGTGGCCACGTTGTCCTTGTGCTGTAGAGTAAGTTGCACAGCACTGAGCAGACGAAGCCTGCAGCCCTGCTTGTCTCACAGACAGCGGCTCCTCACCAGTTTAGTGACGCACAGTCTACGTCACTCCGGGTCTATGTGACAGGGGTTGGCTCCCGCTCTCTGGGCTCTGGCGTTCACCTGCAGGAAGCTCTTGTAGCGAGCCACGCAGCCGAGCCAAGCTTCACCAAAATGGACCGAGCCGGTGAGGAGGAGCTCCTCTCCTCCGAGCTGCGCGCCGCACTGCGCAGCAGCGTGGACGCGTCCGCTCCACTGCCGCCGCCTGGCTCCACCCCAGGAAAACACCCCCTCCTTCTGACGGAACAGGCGGCTCAGACGCACCCAATAGGAGGCGCGGTCGCTAGCGGCGCGGGCCACGCGGCGAAGGACGCCACTgcctgctacagtacagtaacacaaCAGTAACACGTTACAGCTTTGAGTCAAACCTGAAACACATTTGGCTGCTGGAGCCTTGGTTGAAACTATCTGCTCATGCTCTCATTCCTCAGATACTAAACCGCTGCTttaatgtgtactgtatgtgagtgtgtagtTACCAAAGTCACTGGTGCACACAGCCATGAGAAGCTCTGCGCCTGAGCAGGGTCTACAGGTCACTAAGGTCAGAACAGAGAGATGAAAACATTTAGtacttttaaatgaaaaacgaAGGTTCCCTGTGTCTCCTCATCAGCGATTATTCCAACCTGTGGCTTGTTTCAGTCTACGCTTCGTGCTTTAGGTCTGTCTATGAGACATCAAAAGAAATCGAGGGAATGTGAAGGAGGAGAGCAGGTGAGGGAGCAGACGTAATTACAGAGTTATCCCTTGACCCTGTCAGCTATAAAAACAActataaaccccccccccccacacacacacacacacacactgctccagcCTTCCTCTCCACCCACTGTCTGCCCTCACACCAGCCAATTTTCCTCATATGGGTGGCCGGTTTTAAGCAAAAGTGCCCTTGATTGACAGCTCTGAGGCGATTAGCTGACCCTTGTGCTTGACCCCAACAAGACCTTTCGATTGGTCTGCTTATTTTCATAAGTTGGGCTGAGACAAGAAAGGGTGGAAACAGTGgagtgggggaggagagggcgtCAGAGGCGGACACGTAGGCGACAGCCTGCCACCTTCACTCCATGTCAGAGAAGTGCCAGCATTTAAACAACTACCTTCTAATGAGTCTTTTACCAAACCCAGCAGTAAAGCATAGTCAGTAGGTGTGTGGTGCTTATATTAATGGACCTGGTGGTGCAGAAAATGGTCTAAGttaacatttgtctgtttgacagcatcACCACAGTCCTCTGCTAATGATTTCCCTTCTAGATATAATCTTCTGACAACACAAAGTGAATGCAGTACATTCATCAACCAGCTTGCAGACTGGATTCAAAGAAATATATTCAAACTTTGGCAGAATCATCAGTTCAAAAGTAAAGCTTTTTAAGTTTTACCCAGTTTTTACTCAAAGCCGCCAGGATGACGTTGCAGTGGCCACTTGTGTGACCTCAGTTTTTCTGCGTGTAAGTGAAGCCTGCGTGTGCTTACGTGAAGCCGGCTGCAGGTACGGGTACATGTGCGTCCCTGGGTCCTGGCTGGACACCAGCTCGTACTGAAACGCCGTGATCCTCCGGCCGATGTCCGTCTGAGGGACGGCTTCCACGAACAGAGCCCCCTCTGCCAGGCTGAAGCAATGCACCGCGTCCCGACCCTGGTCCCTctctgccagcagcagcttcagatccCCGGAGCGCTCCAGATACACATGAGACCCCTGAGcaaggcaggaggcaggaggacacGTCCGGTTAACGCACCGCAACCCACAGGTGCCAGCACATGCTGATGAATCGAGCTGGTCCCCATCCGCTCTTTGTACCTTTGAGCTAGCGTGGGGCTTGATGCACACATGGAGACCAGCCGTGTGTCCTGGCAAAGGCGCCGTGTTGGGCCGGAGGTTGACGATGATGGCTCCCGTCGGGTAGAGCCACTCCAGAGAGCCCTGGGAGCAGCGGAGGTAGACCTGCTCCACGTCTCTGCGATGAGACTCGTGGCTCAAACCACTGCAGGTGAGAAGCCAGAGTCCTtaacaaacacagtccatgcTCTGCACGCAGGCGACGCTCTCATCCAGGATTCAAGATTATCTAACAAGCCCAACAACTAAACTACTAAAGCAGGGTTTTATGACTCTGACTTGCATCTGACGTACACATGCTGCAACAACACCAGGAACTGATTGGACTATTAAGTTGTTAGACGTCTGATGCCAGTAAACTTTACGACACACATACACTTTATGACTCAGGGATTTAGAGAGACCATTAAAGGCAGCACATGGCTGTATTTACCCAGGGTAAGACACATTCTTACATTTTAACATCCTAAAGGAAGGATTATTTTCTGTACATAACTTACATAAAGACAAACAGTCATAACTAAATATATGGTATCAGTATGTTCACATAATTTGTTTAGGGAGTGCTAAGATTTTTCAATGTTCAAGCTGCTTTGTATAAGACTTGAAACAATGCATTccctgtgatgtcacagcaCATTCATATTCATACTAATTAAATGGTATAGATTTAAATTCACGTGAGATCAAGCAAAACTATTTCAAAGACACAATCTGTTCTACACATGCTTACTTTGCTGACTCATCGTAAAATCAAAGAAACCAATATAACTTGGACTTCACACCGCTAAATCAGACTCGTGTGTTGTGTTTATAACTGACGGATTATTATAATAAACTTCAGGAGAAGCCGTTGGAGTCCATCCTCAccttcctctccagctgcacTGGTCGCTGGAGTACTGCGCCACCGCCCGACACAGGAGCACGGCCGCGATCCAGGGCGCAGCCCACGGCCGGAGCATGGTGGCCGCTCCGCCGGCTCCGAACACGCGCTCCGCCGCTCCGCAACCGCTACAGTCCCCCTAAAAAGCCCGGAGCTGCGCGCAGCCTACGCACATGGCGGGTTCAGCCGACTGGGACAGAGGAACGGAGGAACATTATGGCGCGCGGGTCGGACAGGGAGCGCAGCTGGACTGAACGGACTGCCTAAAAAAACTCCGCTCCGGCGGGGGCGCGTGCCAGCAGCTGACTGCGCTTGAGTGACACGCGAGCGCTCGCTCCAGACCACTCCTACACACGatcccagagagagagagagggagagagagagagagagagggggagagagagagagagagagagagacggaggcagaggatgACCCTCAAACTGTGCAATGTTCATGACATTAAATATAGTAAATAATAACTCAATGTTCTGATAAGAACAATAGGTCGgcatttgttttgttgacaTATTGTTCTGAGATAAAGTGAAACTGTGAagcatgtaaaaataaatattgctGTGAGCTAAATCCTAATCCTAATAGCAGCAGGCAGCTCTAACTCCACCACCCTGAGCTCCGTCATCCACccacgctgctgcagtctgCATGATTCAGTTACATTCGTTTTATTT encodes the following:
- the metrnlb gene encoding meteorin-like protein, which codes for MLRPWAAPWIAAVLLCRAVAQYSSDQCSWRGSGLSHESHRRDVEQVYLRCSQGSLEWLYPTGAIIVNLRPNTAPLPGHTAGLHVCIKPHASSKGSHVYLERSGDLKLLLAERDQGRDAVHCFSLAEGALFVEAVPQTDIGRRITAFQYELVSSQDPGTHMYPYLQPASLTCRPCSGAELLMAVCTSDFAGSGVLRRVARAASDRASYWVRLSRLFRQKEGVFSWGGARRRQWSGRVHAAAQCGAQLGGEELLLTGSVHFGEAWLGCVARYKSFLQVNARAQRAGANPCHIDPE